The Candidatus Rubidus massiliensis DNA segment CTCTACCCAGCTAGAAGCTCCTGTTTTATTGATTGATCTAACCAATACAGAACCTGATACCGCCACGCTGCCTGTCCAAGTATTCCATGTAACCCCTTGGTCTAAGGAATATTGAAGTGTTAAACCTGGCATAACGTTATTCATTAACAACTGACCATTTTGGATAATGGCTCCAGGAGGCTGGATTTTGTAATTAACAGGTGTTGTATTAAGTGCAGTTGGAGAAAGTTTCGGATAGTAATCCAACATGGGAAGAGTATATTTACCAAGGGTGTTAGCAAAAACTTGCCATTCTTGGTTAATCGTTGCTCTCATGCTTTGAATTTGCGCCAATAAATCAGCATCATTTTGACTTAAGTCTGTATATCCTGACACTGGTGGGTTTTGATTCCACGATCTTTCAGCACCCGCAATAATACGTGGGAAACCCATATATTCTGTGGTTTCGTAAGTTGGTCTATATTCACCCCAAAGAGCCGTTTCAATACCAACAACGTTATTAGCCTTGGCTGGATCTAGTGCAGTTTGGCTTCTTGATAAACTAACTGGATCAATATTTTGTCCAATTTGTGCTCCTAAAGCATTATACGGATCACCAAATAGGTTTGTCGTCACATAGCTTATGATGTAGTTCTCTGGCACATATGAAAACACTTCTTTCGTACCAACTAAAGCTAAATTAACACCTAAATCATTTGGATTTTTTGTTTGCATCAAGTTGACATACAAATTACTTACATGACTTAGTAAGACTTTAAAGTCATTGTTAGCAAAATCATAAGCTTGACCTGGTGGCAAACCAATCAAGTTATTCCAAACCTGAGTTGTAACGCCCATACTTTTAAGAGGTTGTTGCGGACTTTGCAATTCTATCATGGTAGAATCAGCCCAAGCAGAAGCTGTTGCGCCATAAGTTGCTACAATTTGTGTGTATTGCGCTAAAAATTGCAATAATTCTACAGGCACTGGATTTGGACAAAGTGGCCAAGTAGAATTGTCGGCAAGTCCTGGAACTTCGTCCCCACCAATATGGAACGATTTAAACGGAACTCCTGCATTGGCATACATTTTGCTAACTTCTAAAACAACTTTTTGAATGAAAGCATATGTACTTGGAATACAAGGATTCACAACATTTGCCGTATAAGGTGATGGATCTAAAGGATCGATTAGACGATATTGATTGGCTTTTGTAGGATCGCTATTGATATAATTTCTGTAGCGATATTCCATGGCTCCAATCGCAGCTTTTGCGTGAGCTGGTAAATCAATTTCAAGTTGCACTTCAATATGGCGATCGGCCGCATAGCGCAACATTTTTTCAATTTGGTTTGTTTTATAGTAACCTGAACCGTCACCTACAAAGTTTGCCAATGCTTCCTCAAAACCTTGCCAAGTTGGAGTGACACCAAAGTTTGCCGCTAAAGCATCGGCTGGTTTACCTCTTATTTTGTCTCCCCCATTTAATCCTTTCGTATTGCCAAAATATGGGCTTAAAGAAACAAGTTCAGCTGGATTAAAGGAACGACGACTTCCATAGGTAGTTAGCTCTGGAAGGTCAGGTATTTCGATTCTCCAACCTGCATCTTCTGTTAAATGTAGATGAAAGCGATTAATTTTAAACATCGCTAATAAATCTATATATTTTAGCAAATCTCTAAAAGGTACAAAGTGACGACCTACATCTAGTAAATTACCCCTCAATGGAAAACGAGGTGCATCGCATACTACAACATAGGGTATGTTATTACTGCCAGTAAGCTTTGCTTGAAATATCAATTGACGCAATGTTTGAATACCATAAAAGACACCTGCAGCGTCAGCACCAGCAATTTCTATTCCATTTTCTGAAATAGTTAGCATATAGCTTTCTGGAACATTCACACCACTTGCCGTTGAAGGTAAATTAGGAATTACCTGATCAGCAATTTTTAAACGAATACGGGAAGAATTAGGCGTTGTAGCATACAAGCCATTGAGTAAATTTTTTAAATATTTTTTTTCATTAGCTAAATCAGAAGTCGCTTGAACTCCTCTTATTGTACTAATGTCAAAAGTTCCAACGCTTTGGCTTAAATAGGTTGGATTTGGCACAATACTTTTTTGCAGCGAAACTGTAAGATCCGGTGTTCCTTCAGCATAGCGATTGTTTGGGGTATCTGCTGGAACGGCGTCTACAATTCCAAGCCCCGCAAATTCTAAAGGAAGTCTTGACATAACTGCCGGATTATTCACGTCAACAATGCTTTTTATCGGTACATAATGAGCAACGTTTTCATTATTTTTATAAGTTAGATGTAAACCTAATGGACATGCTGATTTTGAGGTTTTGAAAAGACTAAAAATCACAGCATTAGCCGAACCTGCTTGCAAAGAAAAAGTAAGACTGCCTCCAGGTGGTATGGAACCAAAATTTTGAGTTGGCGTCAATACATAGTAATCAAAATTTGTATCTGAAGTGGCAATGGAAATTTTATTTTCAGAAGCTGTTGGAGCGTAGGGTTGATTAAAATAGATCTTCCACTCTGGTACAAATTCACCATTAACAATTGAACCTCCATTTAAGGTTTTGGATGGATCGTTATTGGTTATTTTTAGTGTGGATTGTGCTATAAGGTCTAAACCTGTAGCACCAGCTGTCCATTCCACTAATAAATTAGCTGGATCTGGATTATTCCCAAAATTGTTTGGAGAAAGCGCAACAATATCTAGCCCATCCTCTAATTGGGAATGCAGTAGGCTAGTCGTAGCAAATAGTGCCATAAGGCCTATTCGTATAACTTTTTTTATGTTATTTGATAATATCATTAAAATCTCCTTGAATACACTCTTTGGCTAATAACGAAAAAAGAACATTCATATAGCTTAAATGTTAAGCAACAGATTTGAGAGAAGAAATTGGTTGTTTTTTCATCACAATTCTATTGTATAGCCTTAAAGATAGATAAAAAGACTAAATTCATTGCCTCGCCTTAAGTTAAGTGTGAATAGTTATCTAACCTGAGTCTTGAATTTTTAAGAGTTAAAGTTAGTCAAGATAGAAAATAGCTTAAACTATTATGATTGCTATTTTTCTTTAGGTACTCTACAAAGGCTAAATTAAACTCATAGAAACCCAAAACTCAGGTTCGTATTTAATCTAACGAAAAAAAGAGCAAATTTCAACGTTTGTTATCAAGGATTTTTTTTAAAAATGTAACTGATTTATTATCAAAATTTTTGATTTACTTTTTTTTAAAAGAAAATAAAAAAGCCCGGAAATTTCCGGGCATTTTTTTCGCTAAAAGATTAGAAAATCTTTAAGGAGATACAGGTTCAATCCAGCTGTACGCACCATTTCGATTAACTGATCTTACATAAACAGTTCCAGTAACTGCAACTGGCTGAATCCAGTTATTCCATGTATTACCTTGATCTAAAGAATATTGTAAGGTAAGACCCGGCATTGCATTGTTCATTAATAAAAGACCATCTTGAATGATGGCACCTGGAGGCTGTATTTTATAATTCACAGGCAATGTATTACGTCTAGTTGGACGTGTTTGAGGATAAAAATCTAACATGGGCAAAGTATATTTACCAAGAGCATTAGCAAAAACTTGCCAAGCTTGATCAATGGTCGCTCTCATGGCTTGGATTTGTGCTAATAACTCAGCATCTGTTTGACTTAAATCTGTATAGCCAACAACTGGTGGGTTTTGATTCCACGATCTTTCAGCGCCAGCAATAATTCTTGGATATCCCATAAATTCTGACGTTTTATAGGTATTTCTATATTCACCCCAAAGACAAGTTTCTATACCTACTATATTGTTAGCTTTAGCTGGATCTAAAGGAGTTTGTGTTCTTGACAAAACTACCGGATCAATGATTTGTCCAAACAAAGGACCAAATGCATTTGTCGGGTCTCCAAATAGATTGGTTGTGATGTAGCTAATAATATAGTTTTCTGGAACATAGGAAAATACTTCTTTTGTTCCAACTAGTGCTAAGTCAATCCCTAAATCGCGAGGATTTTTTGATTGCATTAAGTTTACGTAAAGGTTAGTTACATGACTTAATAATACGGGAAAATCGTTATTTGCAAATTCATAAGCTTGTCCTGGTGGAATACCTGCAAAGTTGTTCCAAACTTGCGTAGTAACGCCCATATCTTTTAATGGCTGCACCGGACTCATTAACTCTAGCATAGTTGAATCTGCCCATGCAGTATTTTTTGGACCATAAGCACTAACTATCTGCGCGTATTGCACTAAAAATTGCTCTAATTCCACAGCGGCCGGATTTGGACAAAGTGGCCAGGTTGAATTGTCTGCAAGCCCTGGTACTTCATCTGCTCCAATATGGAAATTTTTGAATGGGACACCAGCTCTTTCATACATTTTGCTAATTTCAAGCACAACTTTTTTCAAAAAGTTATATGTGCTTGGAATGCAAGGATTAACAACATTTGATGTATAAGGAGATGGATCTAAAGGGTCAATTAAACGATATTCATTAGCTTTAGTAGGATTGCGATCGATATATTTTCTATAACGATATTCCATCGCTTGAATTGCAGCTCTAGCGTGTGCTGGCATATCAACTTCTAGCACTACATCGATATGTCTTTTTGCTGCAAAGCGTAAAAGTGTTTCAATATCATTTGTAGAATAATAGCCTGAACCATCACCTACAAAATTATTGATAGCATCTTCAAAGCCCTGCCAAGTCGGAACGATACCAAAATTTGCGGCTATCACATTTTCTGGTTTTCCGCGTATCCTGTCGCCTCGTCTTAAACCAATCGTATTACCAAAAGCTGGACTTAAAGATCTTTCTTCGGATGGATTGAAGGTTCTACGACTTCCATAAGTTATAAGTTCTGGAATACCCGGAATTTCAATTCTCCAACCAGAATTTTCCGTTAAGTGTAGGTGAAAGCGATTGATTTTAAACATCGACAATAAATCAACATATTTAAGTAAATCCCTTCTTTGAACGAAGTGTCTACCTACATCTAGCAAGTTACCTCTAACAGAAAATCTTGGCGCATCGCAAATAACCGCATAAGGTATGGCATTAGTTCCTGTTAAACGTGCTTGGAATATCAGTTGTCTTAATGTTTGAATTCCATAAAATACACCCGCTGCATCAGCTCCTGCAATTTCAATTCCATTTTCTGAAATCGTTATCATGTAACTTTCAGGTACATTCACGCCGGTAGCTGAACTTGGCAAATTAGGAATGACTTGATCGGCGATCTTCAACTGTATAGCATGAGAATGCCTTCCATCGCCTGATAGTCCTCTTAACAATCGACTAAGATATTTTCTTTCAAAGGACAATCCAGACTGAGCTCTAACACCTCTAATCGAGTTTAAATTAAAGGCTCCTTCAACTTGAGAAACATAAGTTGGATTTGGAACTATGCTGTTTTGTAAAGAGATATTTAGATCAGGGACACCTTGAGAATATCTAGTTGTAGGGGTGTCTGGGGGAACAGCATCTACAATTCCAAGTCCTGACAATTCAAGTGGCAATCTAGACATAACAGCTGGATTGTTGATATCAACAATCGATTTTACAGCAACAAAATGAGCTACGCTGTCATCTCCATAAGCAATATGCATTCCCATAGGACTGCCAGCTTTAGAAATTTTTATGATGCTAAAAAATACTGCATTAGCCGTTCCAGCTTGCATAGGGATAGTTAAACTACCACCTGGTGGTATAGCTCCAAAAGTTTCTGTTGGGGTTAAAACATAGTAATCTAAAACGCTATCTGATGCGACAACACTAATTCTATCTTCACCAGTTGCGGGTACATAAGGTTGATTAAAATATAGTCTCCAAGCTGGTACAAATACTCCATCAATAAATGTCCCTGCATTTAAAGATTTATGTGGGTCATTGTTAAAAATTGTCATGGTAGCTTGTGCTACTAAATCTAAATTGGTAGGACCGGCTATCCATTCAATAGCCAAATTTGCCGGATTGGGATTATTACCAAAACGAGCTGCTAATGTGGAAATTTCTACATTATCCTCTGCCTGCGAATGTAGCAAGCTAGTAGTAGCAAATAAAGCTGTTAAGCCTATTCGTATAGTTTTTTTTATATTACTAGAAAACATCATTCAAACAATTCCTTGTGAATTATTAGCTAAGGTTAATCTAGCGAATTAAATGGCAAAATTCAAACTTTATTTATATATTTTTTAAAAACATCTTTATTTACTTTAAACCGATTCGTAATAGGATTTTCTCAAGCTTAAAAGAAATTTATCGCAAGATATATGTTTGTATGGGTAAGGATTTTCAATTGATTTAATCACTAATTAAATAACTTTTATAGTTTTTTGATAACTCTTAAAAACTAATTTAAGCTAGATTAGCAAATTAAGTTGAATATAAGTGTTGAGTTTATTGTATTATTATGCTCGAAATTTTCAATTCCTACTTTTGAGATACAAATGCATTTAAATAGCGACATTATCGACATTTCATTAGTTTCTAAACTGGCAAAACAAATAGAAGAAGCAAAAAAAACTAGTAAAAACTTACACACACTTCTTTTTTCTCTCATAGATCAACTTAGCAAAGAACAAAATTTAATTGCCCAAAAACAAGAAATAGAAAAATGGAATCAGTATGGACAAAAAAGAGAATCATTTATAGCAGGCCATATTACAACTACAACCCTAAAAGATGAAAAAAGTTTAAGTAAAATTTTACCTTGCTTTTATAAATATTTAAAAACTAAGGAAAATATATGTAAAAAAGAAGCGGTTATTTTAAGTCGTTACGCAGATGTTGAATCTGAACTTCAATTTAAGTACATCGATCCTGAAACGTATAAAACTGCAAATTATCACCAAGGGCCATCCTTTTTTTTAGATGAAAGTCCAACAGATTTAGATTATTTAAGAAACTTAAAAAAAAATAACGTTCACTTATTTGAGAGTAGAAAAATTGCTTTTGGTATAGCCAAAATTCATAAAAAATTTGAAGAGCCTAAGGATAAAAAAATATCTACGCATGATGTTTTAAAATATTTTCGTGAGGATAAAGCTACAGAGCTTCTAAATAACCAAAAAAATGCTTATATTGTTGCTACTCTTTTTATGACAGTTAATTTTAAAAAAATCGAATTAGCCAAATATTTTACATGGTTATTTGTTAATTCAGAAGAACAAGAAGAGTCACCATTAAAGCGAATGATCAAATGTTCAAAAGTTGTGGTTTTGCATCAAGATCAAATAGACATTTCTAACACCTTAAATGAAGTAGCAATATTATTTAATGAAGCTGTTATGTGGGATGAAAAAAAAGAGCGGGAATTAATATGTACTGTTGCCAAAATTAGTTATTTATTATCCCATTGTCAATTTAATTTAAGAGGTTCCAAAAAAATTATTGACCTATTAACAACCGCGATTTATTACACCTTTGAAAACACAGAACTAAAAATATCTAAAAATTTTAATGTTGAAGAGCAAGCTTTTACTTTTCCAATCTATTCTGATTTTTTAAATGAATATGAAAAAAATGTAACCTTTAGAAAACTAAACGATGAATAAAGAAGAATTTAAGGAATTTGTCATTAAAAGCATTCCTATCGCTAAATCTATGGGGGTTGAGTTTAAGACGCTTTCAACCGAATGCGTAATAATAAAAGCTCCCCTATCATTAAATAAAAATCACTTAAACACAGCTTTTGGTGGTAGTTTAAATGCAATAGCTACTCTTGGTTGTTGGAGCTTCCTACAATATTATTTAGAGACCATTTTAGAAAGATCCAGATTTCATATTGTTATTTCTAAAAGTCAAATAAGCTATTTATCTCCGATTGACTTTGATTTTGAAATTGAATCTCATGCTGAAAAAAAAGAACTAGAGAAATTTCATGAGGATTTGCTAACCCATAAACGAGCCAAAATAGAAATTATCGCAAATATTTATCATCAAGATAAAAAATGTTTATATTATAAAGGCACCTTTGTAGCAGCTTGTCTTTAAATATTTAGTATAAAATCTAATTTTAAATTAGAGAAAAGTATACAACTTATGTATACATGTTTCTAAATCAACACCCTCTATTCTGATTTTTTTTTGACGACTTTTTGCTCCACTAATTATTTGTACTGAAGATTTATTTATATTTAACTTTTTTGAAATAAATCTAATTAGTTCATCATTTGCTTCATTATTTTTGGCTGTAGCCTTTAAACGAATTTTAAAAACAAAATCATCGATCCCAATACATGCAGTTTTTGAAGAATTGGGTGTAACTTTTATGTGAATTACTGTTTCCATTACCTTAAACTTAAAATTTTTTATTGTTTTTAAAAAATGGTTTTTGCCTTTTAGAAAAGTTAAAGATTTACATAAATAATTCAAAAAATTACTTTAAAATTTAATGAAAAAATATAGATCCTATTTATGAATAAAAAAGATAAGTATGTTTTTTTTGGTTTAATTTACTTTGGCTTGATTGTTTTAGTAGTACTCTTCATGTTTAGCAATCATATAGCAGTCTTAACACCCAAAGGAATTATAGCTGAAAAGCAATTAGAAGTGATCTTGAAATCAACTTTTTACATGCTAATCATCGTTATTCCAGTTTTAATTTTAGCATTCATCATTCCTTGGCATTATCGTGGCAGTAATAAAAGAGCTAATTATGACCCCGAATGGGACCATAGCTACACCGCAGAAGCTATTTGGTGGGGAGTTCCCCTTATCATAATATTTATTCTTTCTATTTTAACATGGAACAGCAGCCATTCATTAGATCCGTTTAAACCGATAGATGCAGATACAAAACCGTTAAAAATTCAAGTCGTAGCCTTACAGTGGAAATGGTTATTTGTTTATCCAGAGCAACAAGTAGCCACCGTAAATTATATGCCAATCCCTGAGAAAACACCGATTCAATTAGACATAACAGCTGACGCTCCTATGAATTCGTTTTGGCTTCCAGAGCTTGCAGGGCAAATTTATGCCATGCCTGGAATGAAAACAACCTTATATTTAAAAGCTGATGAAGAAGGGTCGTTTCGTGGATCTTCTGCCAATATTAGTGGGACAGGTTTTGCTTCTATGTATTTTACAGCAAATTCTTCAAGTCAAGAAGATTTTTTTAAATGGGTAGACGAAGCAAAACAATCTCAAAAAAAATTAAACGAAGAAGAATACAATAAGATCGCAGCACCAAGCCAAGATTTTCCTAACTTACAATACACCCTTGAAAAACAAGATCTTTTTGACTCAATCATAAATAAATACATGGTACCAACTCGAGAAACCAAAACCCAATAAGATGTATGGATAATTTGTTTGGTCGATTAACAATTGATGCGTTTAAACATGACCCCATAGAGGCTGGAGCCGGCATAGGCATCGCAGTCGGTGGGATAGTAATTGTAGCATTACTTTTTTACTACAACGGTTGGAAATGGCTCTGGAAAGAGTGGCTGACTTCTGTTGATCATAAAAAAATTGGCATGATGTATATTATTGTTGCCACATTAATGTTATTTAAAGGACTTGTAGACGCATCCATGCTTCGAGCGCAACAAGCGATGGCTTCTGGTGACTCATTCGGTTTTTTAACAGCTCCCCACTTTCAACAAATTTTTTCAGCTCACGGAACAACTATGATCTTTTTTGTTGGGATGGGAGTTGTGTTTGGAATGATTAATTTGATTGTGCCTCTGCAAATTGGAGCTCGAGATGTTGCTTTTCCCTTTTTAAATTCATTAAGTTTTTGGCTATTTGCTGCAGGTGCTTTTTTAGTAAATTTATCTTTAATAGTTGGTAAATTTTCTGATACTGGATGGCTTGCTTATACACCGCTTTCGAGTATTCAATACAACCCAGGTGTTGGAGTAGATTATTGGATTTGGAGTGTCCAAATCTCAGGTATTGGTAGTTTATTATCAGGGATTAATTTTCTTGTTACTATTTTAAAATTACGTTGTCCTGGAATGACCTTAATGCGTATGCCTCTTTTTACTTGGAGCGCATTAAATAGTATGATTTTGGTAATTTTTGCCTTTCCAATTCTAACTGTTACATTAGCTATGTTAACTCTTGACCGTACAATGGGAATGCATTTTTTCACTCCAGATTTTGGAGGAAATCCGATGATGTATATTAATTTAATATGGGCTTGGGGTCATCCAGAAGTTTATATTTTAATTTTACCAGCCTTTGGAGCCTTTTCCGAGGTTGTCGCAACTTTTTCACATAAGCGATTATTCGGATATGTCTCAATGATTTGGGCTCTAGCTGCCATTACTTTTTTATCATTCATTGTTTGGCTTCATCACTTTTTTACTATGGGAGCGGGTCCTAGTGTTAATGCTTTTTTTGGAATAATGACAATGCTTATTGCGGTACCAACAGGAGTTAAAATATTCAATTGGCTCTTTACCATGTTTAGAGGTCGAGTACACTTCACAAGGCCAATTCTTTGGTTTTTAGGATTTGTTGTTGTCTTTACAACTGGTGGAATGACAGGAGTATTACTCTCTGTGCCTGCAGCTGACTTTCAATTGCATAACAGCCTATTTCTTATTGCTCACTTTCACTCTATGGTAATTGGTGGTGTTTTATTTGGTTTTTTTGCAGCCTTAGCCTACTGGACACCTAAAATTATTGGATTCAAATTAAATGAAAGGCTTGGAAGATACGCCTTTTGGTGTTGGATTATTGGCTTTTTTATTGCTTTCATGCCTTTATACGTTTTAGGGCTAATGGGAGCTACTAGGAGATTAAACCATTATGAAGCATCTACCGGATGGCAACCGCTTTTTATTATTGTAGCCATTGGAATTACTTTAATAATAACAGGAGCTATTTGTCAGGTTTTTCAAATTATTGTTGGTGTTATTCAAAGAAAGCACCACATGGATAGAACAGGAGATCCTTGGAATGGAAGAACTTTAGAGTGGTCCACTTTATCACCAGCCCCGTTTTATAATTTTGCTGTCATTCCAACTGTTCGAGATAGAGAACCTTTATGGACAAAAAAACACGCGCAAGAAATTAAAGAAGAAATGACCCATTATGAAGATATTTACATGCCAAAAAATACAGCTATGGGGCTTTACATTGCCGCTTTAGCCTTTGTTTTTTCCTTTGCTATAATTTGGTATATTTACTGGCTGGCTATTGTAGCCTTAATAGGAATTATCATTTGCGTCAATATTCGTTTATGGCAA contains these protein-coding regions:
- the chb_1 gene encoding N,N'-diacetylchitobiase precursor — translated: MILSNNIKKVIRIGLMALFATTSLLHSQLEDGLDIVALSPNNFGNNPDPANLLVEWTAGATGLDLIAQSTLKITNNDPSKTLNGGSIVNGEFVPEWKIYFNQPYAPTASENKISIATSDTNFDYYVLTPTQNFGSIPPGGSLTFSLQAGSANAVIFSLFKTSKSACPLGLHLTYKNNENVAHYVPIKSIVDVNNPAVMSRLPLEFAGLGIVDAVPADTPNNRYAEGTPDLTVSLQKSIVPNPTYLSQSVGTFDISTIRGVQATSDLANEKKYLKNLLNGLYATTPNSSRIRLKIADQVIPNLPSTASGVNVPESYMLTISENGIEIAGADAAGVFYGIQTLRQLIFQAKLTGSNNIPYVVVCDAPRFPLRGNLLDVGRHFVPFRDLLKYIDLLAMFKINRFHLHLTEDAGWRIEIPDLPELTTYGSRRSFNPAELVSLSPYFGNTKGLNGGDKIRGKPADALAANFGVTPTWQGFEEALANFVGDGSGYYKTNQIEKMLRYAADRHIEVQLEIDLPAHAKAAIGAMEYRYRNYINSDPTKANQYRLIDPLDPSPYTANVVNPCIPSTYAFIQKVVLEVSKMYANAGVPFKSFHIGGDEVPGLADNSTWPLCPNPVPVELLQFLAQYTQIVATYGATASAWADSTMIELQSPQQPLKSMGVTTQVWNNLIGLPPGQAYDFANNDFKVLLSHVSNLYVNLMQTKNPNDLGVNLALVGTKEVFSYVPENYIISYVTTNLFGDPYNALGAQIGQNIDPVSLSRSQTALDPAKANNVVGIETALWGEYRPTYETTEYMGFPRIIAGAERSWNQNPPVSGYTDLSQNDADLLAQIQSMRATINQEWQVFANTLGKYTLPMLDYYPKLSPTALNTTPVNYKIQPPGAIIQNGQLLMNNVMPGLTLQYSLDQGVTWNTWTGSVAVSGSVLVRSINKTGASSWVEPVLP
- the chb_2 gene encoding N,N'-diacetylchitobiase precursor codes for the protein MMFSSNIKKTIRIGLTALFATTSLLHSQAEDNVEISTLAARFGNNPNPANLAIEWIAGPTNLDLVAQATMTIFNNDPHKSLNAGTFIDGVFVPAWRLYFNQPYVPATGEDRISVVASDSVLDYYVLTPTETFGAIPPGGSLTIPMQAGTANAVFFSIIKISKAGSPMGMHIAYGDDSVAHFVAVKSIVDINNPAVMSRLPLELSGLGIVDAVPPDTPTTRYSQGVPDLNISLQNSIVPNPTYVSQVEGAFNLNSIRGVRAQSGLSFERKYLSRLLRGLSGDGRHSHAIQLKIADQVIPNLPSSATGVNVPESYMITISENGIEIAGADAAGVFYGIQTLRQLIFQARLTGTNAIPYAVICDAPRFSVRGNLLDVGRHFVQRRDLLKYVDLLSMFKINRFHLHLTENSGWRIEIPGIPELITYGSRRTFNPSEERSLSPAFGNTIGLRRGDRIRGKPENVIAANFGIVPTWQGFEDAINNFVGDGSGYYSTNDIETLLRFAAKRHIDVVLEVDMPAHARAAIQAMEYRYRKYIDRNPTKANEYRLIDPLDPSPYTSNVVNPCIPSTYNFLKKVVLEISKMYERAGVPFKNFHIGADEVPGLADNSTWPLCPNPAAVELEQFLVQYAQIVSAYGPKNTAWADSTMLELMSPVQPLKDMGVTTQVWNNFAGIPPGQAYEFANNDFPVLLSHVTNLYVNLMQSKNPRDLGIDLALVGTKEVFSYVPENYIISYITTNLFGDPTNAFGPLFGQIIDPVVLSRTQTPLDPAKANNIVGIETCLWGEYRNTYKTSEFMGYPRIIAGAERSWNQNPPVVGYTDLSQTDAELLAQIQAMRATIDQAWQVFANALGKYTLPMLDFYPQTRPTRRNTLPVNYKIQPPGAIIQDGLLLMNNAMPGLTLQYSLDQGNTWNNWIQPVAVTGTVYVRSVNRNGAYSWIEPVSP
- a CDS encoding putative thioesterase domain protein, with the translated sequence MNKEEFKEFVIKSIPIAKSMGVEFKTLSTECVIIKAPLSLNKNHLNTAFGGSLNAIATLGCWSFLQYYLETILERSRFHIVISKSQISYLSPIDFDFEIESHAEKKELEKFHEDLLTHKRAKIEIIANIYHQDKKCLYYKGTFVAACL
- the cyoA gene encoding Ubiquinol oxidase subunit 2 precursor, whose translation is MNKKDKYVFFGLIYFGLIVLVVLFMFSNHIAVLTPKGIIAEKQLEVILKSTFYMLIIVIPVLILAFIIPWHYRGSNKRANYDPEWDHSYTAEAIWWGVPLIIIFILSILTWNSSHSLDPFKPIDADTKPLKIQVVALQWKWLFVYPEQQVATVNYMPIPEKTPIQLDITADAPMNSFWLPELAGQIYAMPGMKTTLYLKADEEGSFRGSSANISGTGFASMYFTANSSSQEDFFKWVDEAKQSQKKLNEEEYNKIAAPSQDFPNLQYTLEKQDLFDSIINKYMVPTRETKTQ
- the cyoB gene encoding Ubiquinol oxidase subunit 1, encoding MDNLFGRLTIDAFKHDPIEAGAGIGIAVGGIVIVALLFYYNGWKWLWKEWLTSVDHKKIGMMYIIVATLMLFKGLVDASMLRAQQAMASGDSFGFLTAPHFQQIFSAHGTTMIFFVGMGVVFGMINLIVPLQIGARDVAFPFLNSLSFWLFAAGAFLVNLSLIVGKFSDTGWLAYTPLSSIQYNPGVGVDYWIWSVQISGIGSLLSGINFLVTILKLRCPGMTLMRMPLFTWSALNSMILVIFAFPILTVTLAMLTLDRTMGMHFFTPDFGGNPMMYINLIWAWGHPEVYILILPAFGAFSEVVATFSHKRLFGYVSMIWALAAITFLSFIVWLHHFFTMGAGPSVNAFFGIMTMLIAVPTGVKIFNWLFTMFRGRVHFTRPILWFLGFVVVFTTGGMTGVLLSVPAADFQLHNSLFLIAHFHSMVIGGVLFGFFAALAYWTPKIIGFKLNERLGRYAFWCWIIGFFIAFMPLYVLGLMGATRRLNHYEASTGWQPLFIIVAIGITLIITGAICQVFQIIVGVIQRKHHMDRTGDPWNGRTLEWSTLSPAPFYNFAVIPTVRDREPLWTKKHAQEIKEEMTHYEDIYMPKNTAMGLYIAALAFVFSFAIIWYIYWLAIVALIGIIICVNIRLWQDDIEYCIPAKEVERMEKENAHRRMYT